Proteins encoded in a region of the Raphanus sativus cultivar WK10039 chromosome 8, ASM80110v3, whole genome shotgun sequence genome:
- the LOC108821036 gene encoding glucan endo-1,3-beta-glucosidase 11 — MSKMFSRVAMTNYVVVLIFSLTFLEHGLLFQRVTSLGINYGQVGDNLPPPDKVIQLLGSLHINKTRIYDTNPKVLTSFANSNIEIFVTVENQILPSLVDPQQALQWVTSRIKPYFPATKIGGIAVGNELYTDDDSSLIEYLVPAMMSIHAALVQTGLDKYIQVSTPNSLSVLQESYPPSAGCFRPQVAGVMTQLLSFLHSTKSPFWINAYPYFAYKDSPTKIPLDYVLFNPNPGMVDPYTKYHYDNMLYAQVDAVIFAMARLGFEDIEVGVSETGWPSKGDGDEVGATVANAAVYNKNLLKRQLQSEGTPLRKNMRLDVYLFALFNEDLKPGPTSERNYGLYQPDETMAYNVGLLSSSQSSTSSTNSIVSLTSSAATDIKRGHQRLIYFICVYLMAIHMLIRRRD, encoded by the exons ATGTCTAAAATGTTTAGCAGAGTTGCAATGACCAACTATGTTGTTGTTCTTATTTTTTCCTTAACATTCTTAG AACATGGATTATTGTTTCAAAGGGTGACCTCTCTTGGCATAAACTACGGTCAAGTCGGTGACAACCTTCCTCCACCAGACAAAGTTATACAACTCTTGGGCTCACTCCATATCAACAAGACAAGAATATACGACACAAACCCTAAAGTCTTAACCTCATTCGCCAATTCCAACATTGAGATCTTCGTCACCGTCGAAAATCAAATTCTTCCCAGCTTAGTCGACCCTCAACAAGCTCTCCAATGGGTCACGTCCCGTATCAAACCCTACTTTCCGGCCACCAAGATCGGCGGCATTGCTGTCGGCAACGAACTATACACCGATGACGACTCGAGCCTCATAGA ATATCTTGTGCCTGCAATGATGAGCATTCATGCTGCTCTCGTCCAAACCGGTCTAGACAAGTACATTCAGGTCTCGACTCCGAACTCACTATCAGTGCTTCAAGAATCTTACCCTCCCTCCGCCGGATGTTTCAGACCGCAAGTCGCCGGCGTAATGACGCAGCTTCTAAGTTTCTTGCATAGCACGAAATCCCCTTTTTGGATCAACGCTTACCCTTACTTCGCTTACAAGGATTCCCCAACAAAGATCCCACTAGATTACGTACTCTTCAACCCTAACCCTGGAATGGTTGACCCCTACACCAAGTATCATTACGACAACATGCTCTATGCTCAAGTAGACGCTGTGATCTTCGCCATGGCAAGGCTTGGCTTTGAAGATATAGAGGTTGGGGTCTCAGAGACTGGTTGGCCATCTAAAGGCGATGGAGATGAGGTTGGAGCCACCGTGGCCAACGCAGCAGTTTATAACAAGAATCTTCTAAAGAGACAACTTCAGAGTGAAGGAACGCCATTGAGAAAAAACATGAGACTTGATGTTTATCTCTTTGCTCTATTTAATGAAGACCTTAAACCAGGACCAACCTCTGAGAGAAACTATGGATTGTATCAGCCTGATGAGACCATGGCTTACAATGTAGGTTTATTATCATCATCACAATCATCTACTTCTTCAACTAATTCTATTGTTTCCCTCACTTCTTCTGCCGCTACG GATATAAAGAGGGGACATCAAcggttaatatattttatatgcgTTTACTTGATGGCCATTCATATGCTAATTAGAAGACGGGACTAG